A portion of the Helicoverpa zea isolate HzStark_Cry1AcR chromosome 25, ilHelZeax1.1, whole genome shotgun sequence genome contains these proteins:
- the LOC124642830 gene encoding transcriptional activator protein Pur-beta-B isoform X3: protein MDAGGNNFDSGQQPQEQELATKMLQIQSKRFYLDVKQNRRGRFIKVAEIGADGRRSQIFLAMSTAAEFRDHLSSFSDFYSSLGPPNPDNVPDDGKLKSEMMLKDNRRYYLDLKENSRGRFLRVSQTITRGGPRSQVALPAQGMIEFRDALTDLLDDFGTDDGGFKGELPEGRHLRVDNKNFYFDIGQNNRGIYMKVSEVKSNFRTAITVPEKCWTRFRDILADYCDKMCRAHQPADSHQTGASGAGLAGYAGGAGAGGAGGDQSAPLSSNIDTFTGSAPNRI, encoded by the exons ATGGACGCTGGCGGGAATAATTTTGACTCCG GTCAGCAGCCACAGGAGCAGGAGTTGGCGACGAAGATGCTGCAGATCCAGTCGAAGCGGTTCTACCTGGACGTGAAGCAGAACCGGCGCGGACGGTTCATCAAAGTGGCCGAG ATCGGCGCGGACGGGCGACGCAGCCAGATCTTCCTGGCGATGTCGACGGCGGCGGAGTTCCGCGACCACCTGTCCAGCTTCAGCGACTTCTACTCCTCGCTGGGCCCGCCCAACCCCGACAACGTGCCCGACGACGGCAAGCTCAAGTCCGAGATGATGCTTAAG GACAACCGGCGCTACTACCTGGACCTGAAGGAGAACTCGCGCGGGCGCTTCCTGCGCGTGTCGCAGACCATCACGCGCGGCGGCCCGCGCTCGCAGGTGGCGCTGCCGGCGCAGGGCATGATCGAGTTCCGCGACGCGCTCACCGACCTGCTCGACGACTTCGGCACTGATGACGGAGG GTTCAAGGGCGAGCTGCCCGAGGGCCGGCACCTGCGCGTCGACAACAAGAACTTCTACTTCGACATCGGCCAGAACAACCGCGGCATCTACATGAAAGTCAGCGAG GTGAAAAGTAACTTCCGCACGGCGATCACGGTGCCGGAGAAGTGTTGGACGCGGTTCCGCGACATCCTGGCGGACTACTGCGACAAGATGTGCCGCGCGCACCAGCCCGCTGACTCGCACCAG ACGGGGGCTAGCGGCGCGGGCTTGGCGGGCTACGCGGGcggggcgggcgcgggcggcgcggggggcGACCAGTCCGCGCCGCTCTCCTCCAACATA GACACATTCACGGGCAGCGCGCCGAACCGGATTTGA
- the LOC124642830 gene encoding transcriptional activator protein Pur-beta-B isoform X1 translates to MSDIGSGDEGISSQKYHGQSMDAGGNNFDSGQQPQEQELATKMLQIQSKRFYLDVKQNRRGRFIKVAEIGADGRRSQIFLAMSTAAEFRDHLSSFSDFYSSLGPPNPDNVPDDGKLKSEMMLKDNRRYYLDLKENSRGRFLRVSQTITRGGPRSQVALPAQGMIEFRDALTDLLDDFGTDDGGFKGELPEGRHLRVDNKNFYFDIGQNNRGIYMKVSEVKSNFRTAITVPEKCWTRFRDILADYCDKMCRAHQPADSHQTGASGAGLAGYAGGAGAGGAGGDQSAPLSSNIDTFTGSAPNRI, encoded by the exons AATATCATGGGCAAAGTATGGACGCTGGCGGGAATAATTTTGACTCCG GTCAGCAGCCACAGGAGCAGGAGTTGGCGACGAAGATGCTGCAGATCCAGTCGAAGCGGTTCTACCTGGACGTGAAGCAGAACCGGCGCGGACGGTTCATCAAAGTGGCCGAG ATCGGCGCGGACGGGCGACGCAGCCAGATCTTCCTGGCGATGTCGACGGCGGCGGAGTTCCGCGACCACCTGTCCAGCTTCAGCGACTTCTACTCCTCGCTGGGCCCGCCCAACCCCGACAACGTGCCCGACGACGGCAAGCTCAAGTCCGAGATGATGCTTAAG GACAACCGGCGCTACTACCTGGACCTGAAGGAGAACTCGCGCGGGCGCTTCCTGCGCGTGTCGCAGACCATCACGCGCGGCGGCCCGCGCTCGCAGGTGGCGCTGCCGGCGCAGGGCATGATCGAGTTCCGCGACGCGCTCACCGACCTGCTCGACGACTTCGGCACTGATGACGGAGG GTTCAAGGGCGAGCTGCCCGAGGGCCGGCACCTGCGCGTCGACAACAAGAACTTCTACTTCGACATCGGCCAGAACAACCGCGGCATCTACATGAAAGTCAGCGAG GTGAAAAGTAACTTCCGCACGGCGATCACGGTGCCGGAGAAGTGTTGGACGCGGTTCCGCGACATCCTGGCGGACTACTGCGACAAGATGTGCCGCGCGCACCAGCCCGCTGACTCGCACCAG ACGGGGGCTAGCGGCGCGGGCTTGGCGGGCTACGCGGGcggggcgggcgcgggcggcgcggggggcGACCAGTCCGCGCCGCTCTCCTCCAACATA GACACATTCACGGGCAGCGCGCCGAACCGGATTTGA
- the LOC124642830 gene encoding transcriptional activator protein Pur-beta-B isoform X2 translates to MAEYHGQSMDAGGNNFDSGQQPQEQELATKMLQIQSKRFYLDVKQNRRGRFIKVAEIGADGRRSQIFLAMSTAAEFRDHLSSFSDFYSSLGPPNPDNVPDDGKLKSEMMLKDNRRYYLDLKENSRGRFLRVSQTITRGGPRSQVALPAQGMIEFRDALTDLLDDFGTDDGGFKGELPEGRHLRVDNKNFYFDIGQNNRGIYMKVSEVKSNFRTAITVPEKCWTRFRDILADYCDKMCRAHQPADSHQTGASGAGLAGYAGGAGAGGAGGDQSAPLSSNIDTFTGSAPNRI, encoded by the exons AATATCATGGGCAAAGTATGGACGCTGGCGGGAATAATTTTGACTCCG GTCAGCAGCCACAGGAGCAGGAGTTGGCGACGAAGATGCTGCAGATCCAGTCGAAGCGGTTCTACCTGGACGTGAAGCAGAACCGGCGCGGACGGTTCATCAAAGTGGCCGAG ATCGGCGCGGACGGGCGACGCAGCCAGATCTTCCTGGCGATGTCGACGGCGGCGGAGTTCCGCGACCACCTGTCCAGCTTCAGCGACTTCTACTCCTCGCTGGGCCCGCCCAACCCCGACAACGTGCCCGACGACGGCAAGCTCAAGTCCGAGATGATGCTTAAG GACAACCGGCGCTACTACCTGGACCTGAAGGAGAACTCGCGCGGGCGCTTCCTGCGCGTGTCGCAGACCATCACGCGCGGCGGCCCGCGCTCGCAGGTGGCGCTGCCGGCGCAGGGCATGATCGAGTTCCGCGACGCGCTCACCGACCTGCTCGACGACTTCGGCACTGATGACGGAGG GTTCAAGGGCGAGCTGCCCGAGGGCCGGCACCTGCGCGTCGACAACAAGAACTTCTACTTCGACATCGGCCAGAACAACCGCGGCATCTACATGAAAGTCAGCGAG GTGAAAAGTAACTTCCGCACGGCGATCACGGTGCCGGAGAAGTGTTGGACGCGGTTCCGCGACATCCTGGCGGACTACTGCGACAAGATGTGCCGCGCGCACCAGCCCGCTGACTCGCACCAG ACGGGGGCTAGCGGCGCGGGCTTGGCGGGCTACGCGGGcggggcgggcgcgggcggcgcggggggcGACCAGTCCGCGCCGCTCTCCTCCAACATA GACACATTCACGGGCAGCGCGCCGAACCGGATTTGA
- the LOC124642830 gene encoding transcriptional activator protein Pur-alpha isoform X4 has product MSDIGSGDEGISSQKYHGQSMDAGGNNFDSGQQPQEQELATKMLQIQSKRFYLDVKQNRRGRFIKVAEIGADGRRSQIFLAMSTAAEFRDHLSSFSDFYSSLGPPNPDNVPDDGKLKSEMMLKDNRRYYLDLKENSRGRFLRVSQTITRGGPRSQVALPAQGMIEFRDALTDLLDDFGTDDGGFKGELPEGRHLRVDNKNFYFDIGQNNRGIYMKVSEVKSNFRTAITVPEKCWTRFRDILADYCDKMCRAHQPADSHQDTFTGSAPNRI; this is encoded by the exons AATATCATGGGCAAAGTATGGACGCTGGCGGGAATAATTTTGACTCCG GTCAGCAGCCACAGGAGCAGGAGTTGGCGACGAAGATGCTGCAGATCCAGTCGAAGCGGTTCTACCTGGACGTGAAGCAGAACCGGCGCGGACGGTTCATCAAAGTGGCCGAG ATCGGCGCGGACGGGCGACGCAGCCAGATCTTCCTGGCGATGTCGACGGCGGCGGAGTTCCGCGACCACCTGTCCAGCTTCAGCGACTTCTACTCCTCGCTGGGCCCGCCCAACCCCGACAACGTGCCCGACGACGGCAAGCTCAAGTCCGAGATGATGCTTAAG GACAACCGGCGCTACTACCTGGACCTGAAGGAGAACTCGCGCGGGCGCTTCCTGCGCGTGTCGCAGACCATCACGCGCGGCGGCCCGCGCTCGCAGGTGGCGCTGCCGGCGCAGGGCATGATCGAGTTCCGCGACGCGCTCACCGACCTGCTCGACGACTTCGGCACTGATGACGGAGG GTTCAAGGGCGAGCTGCCCGAGGGCCGGCACCTGCGCGTCGACAACAAGAACTTCTACTTCGACATCGGCCAGAACAACCGCGGCATCTACATGAAAGTCAGCGAG GTGAAAAGTAACTTCCGCACGGCGATCACGGTGCCGGAGAAGTGTTGGACGCGGTTCCGCGACATCCTGGCGGACTACTGCGACAAGATGTGCCGCGCGCACCAGCCCGCTGACTCGCACCAG GACACATTCACGGGCAGCGCGCCGAACCGGATTTGA